From one Cyanobacterium stanieri PCC 7202 genomic stretch:
- a CDS encoding hypothetical protein (KEGG: cyh:Cyan8802_4482 hypothetical protein~SPTR: Putative uncharacterized protein), which translates to MAFFIPDESLQKVGEEILNNTWQRFSSLAKNQVALTWLVYDEPIIVNTGGALSVDEFWKHPIRGYSYRGNENIYPASVVKLFYLVAIKDWIKTGMVESTSELERAIRDMIIESSNDATSLVLDTLTGTTSGPELAIAPFQTWSYQRNIVNRYYQSLGWEELKTINVNQKTWAEGPYGRERMYLGENFENRNRLTTSAIARLFHSIVGGVAVSPEASQEMMALLQRDVKQKVLAPNEEENQVNGFLGEALSTGDRLWSKAGWTSKVRLDSAYIEKSNGKAYHLTVFTEGIENSQNREILPFISSQISQFMEH; encoded by the coding sequence ATGGCTTTTTTTATCCCTGATGAATCTCTCCAAAAAGTGGGGGAAGAAATTTTAAATAATACTTGGCAAAGATTTTCCTCCTTAGCAAAAAATCAAGTGGCTTTGACTTGGTTGGTATATGATGAGCCGATTATTGTTAATACTGGGGGCGCTTTGTCGGTGGATGAGTTTTGGAAACACCCCATTCGGGGTTACAGTTATCGGGGGAATGAAAATATTTATCCTGCTAGTGTGGTCAAACTTTTTTATCTGGTTGCCATTAAGGATTGGATAAAAACAGGGATGGTGGAATCTACCTCAGAATTGGAGAGGGCCATTAGGGATATGATTATCGAATCGAGTAATGATGCCACTAGCTTGGTGTTAGATACCCTGACGGGTACCACATCGGGGCCTGAATTGGCGATCGCCCCTTTTCAAACATGGTCATACCAGCGTAATATCGTCAACCGTTATTATCAGTCTTTGGGGTGGGAAGAATTAAAAACTATCAATGTTAATCAAAAAACTTGGGCAGAGGGCCCCTACGGTAGGGAAAGAATGTATTTAGGGGAAAATTTTGAAAATCGTAATCGTTTAACCACCAGTGCGATCGCCCGATTATTTCATAGTATCGTGGGAGGTGTAGCTGTATCCCCCGAAGCATCCCAAGAAATGATGGCTTTATTGCAAAGAGATGTAAAGCAAAAAGTCCTCGCCCCTAATGAAGAAGAAAATCAAGTGAATGGCTTTCTGGGTGAGGCATTGAGTACAGGCGATCGCCTTTGGTCAAAAGCAGGATGGACATCAAAAGTAAGACTTGACAGCGCCTACATTGAAAAAAGTAACGGGAAGGCTTACCATTTAACAGTGTTCACCGAAGGCATAGAAAATAGCCAAAATAGAGAGATTTTACCCTTTATCTCCTCCCAAATCAGTCAATTTATGGAACATTAA
- a CDS encoding WD-40 repeat-containing protein (PFAM: WD40-like Beta Propeller Repeat~COGs: COG0823 Periplasmic component of the Tol biopolymer transport system~InterPro IPR011659~KEGG: cyh:Cyan8802_3347 periplasmic component of the Tol biopolymer transport system-like protein~SPTR: Periplasmic component of the Tol biopolymer transport system-like protein), whose protein sequence is MLINFLVFSSIKELTKVGHILNLQPATRSLKPNHNVKRIFFLPALMALTITGCSNYPRTLNFPFDNGGRGLNSRSSELNPYIAGNFITFTSDRNGSQDIYLFDARNRRLIDLPGLNAFDEIATNPTISEDGRYLVFMVVKQGQSGLYLYDRTTQQKRVLIPQNNREIRNPMISSNGERIVFETANNGQWDIVVTDIRGNPINN, encoded by the coding sequence ATGTTAATTAATTTTCTGGTATTCAGTTCCATAAAGGAATTAACAAAGGTTGGTCATATTTTAAACCTGCAACCTGCAACCAGAAGCCTGAAACCTAATCATAATGTGAAACGAATCTTTTTCCTTCCTGCACTGATGGCACTAACCATTACAGGTTGTAGCAATTATCCCCGCACCCTCAATTTTCCCTTTGACAATGGTGGCAGGGGTTTAAATAGTCGTAGCTCAGAGTTAAACCCTTATATAGCAGGAAATTTTATCACATTCACCTCCGATCGCAACGGTTCTCAAGATATTTATTTGTTTGATGCTAGAAACCGCCGCTTAATTGATTTACCGGGGTTAAATGCCTTTGATGAAATTGCCACCAATCCCACCATCTCCGAAGATGGTAGATATTTGGTGTTTATGGTAGTCAAACAAGGACAATCGGGATTGTATTTATATGATCGCACCACCCAACAAAAAAGGGTTTTAATTCCTCAAAACAATAGGGAAATCAGAAACCCCATGATTAGTAGTAACGGAGAAAGAATTGTTTTTGAAACTGCCAATAATGGACAGTGGGATATTGTGGTGACAGACATTAGAGGCAATCCCATCAACAATTAA
- a CDS encoding pentapeptide repeat protein (PFAM: Pentapeptide repeats (8 copies)~COGs: COG1357 Uncharacterized low-complexity protein~InterPro IPR001646~KEGG: cyc:PCC7424_4514 pentapeptide repeat protein~PFAM: pentapeptide repeat protein~SPTR: Pentapeptide repeat protein), with product MSNAPNNNSQSELTKSSSLTAINNQEKTVSVPPPIPPKRLSHVKKPKTSFSLNIIIFLALSLVGIYTHLPWLGATCATVAFILAVRQTAPFIREWIGFFLTPEERRALIGSLGLVISLFILAKYVGVYRRINVWLTQFKYDEFGSWAEWVGALGQISIAVLAVYVAWQQYVISKDLTIQQNRITQQQTIDTYFQGISDLVLGPDGLLEDWPQERAIAEGRTAAILSSVDPPGKAKILRFLSRSRLITPLKRDSHLGRVILDGAGGYAEDREHGMRVINLGVVLAGNNLMGQDLRWIDLSDANMIKSNLSRCDLSKANLSRTILVEATLQGADLKRTILFYGNYQTATPRDRTHEPNYETGEYTGAVVEKADLTGVKNLTEENRYYCCCWGGEYTRSTIPGGCQGIPNKLENN from the coding sequence ATGAGCAACGCGCCAAATAATAACAGCCAATCTGAACTAACAAAATCCTCATCATTGACGGCTATTAATAACCAAGAAAAAACGGTTTCTGTACCTCCCCCCATTCCCCCAAAGCGTTTAAGCCATGTAAAAAAGCCAAAAACTTCTTTTTCTCTAAATATCATCATTTTCCTTGCCCTTTCGTTGGTGGGGATTTACACTCATCTTCCTTGGTTGGGGGCAACCTGTGCCACCGTTGCTTTTATTTTAGCTGTGCGACAAACAGCCCCTTTTATCCGAGAATGGATCGGTTTTTTCCTCACTCCAGAGGAAAGAAGGGCTTTAATTGGTTCTTTGGGTTTGGTAATTTCTCTCTTTATCCTCGCCAAATATGTGGGGGTATATCGCCGTATCAATGTATGGTTAACCCAGTTTAAATATGATGAATTTGGTTCTTGGGCTGAATGGGTAGGGGCTTTGGGGCAAATCTCCATTGCTGTTTTGGCGGTATATGTGGCTTGGCAACAGTATGTAATTTCCAAAGATTTAACTATCCAACAAAATCGCATCACCCAACAACAAACCATTGATACTTATTTTCAGGGTATCTCAGATTTGGTGCTAGGCCCTGACGGACTTTTGGAGGATTGGCCCCAAGAAAGGGCGATCGCAGAGGGGCGCACGGCGGCTATTCTTAGTAGTGTTGATCCTCCGGGGAAAGCCAAGATTTTGCGTTTTTTATCCAGATCTCGTTTGATCACCCCTCTAAAGCGTGATAGTCACCTAGGGAGAGTGATTTTGGACGGCGCTGGAGGCTATGCAGAAGATCGTGAACATGGCATGAGGGTAATTAATTTGGGAGTAGTGTTGGCTGGTAATAATTTGATGGGGCAGGATTTACGCTGGATTGATTTAAGTGATGCCAATATGATTAAGTCTAATTTATCTCGTTGTGATTTGAGTAAGGCGAATTTATCACGCACGATATTGGTAGAGGCTACTTTGCAGGGAGCAGATTTGAAAAGGACTATTTTGTTTTATGGTAATTATCAAACAGCGACACCGCGCGATCGCACCCACGAGCCTAATTACGAAACGGGAGAATATACAGGGGCGGTGGTAGAAAAAGCTGATTTGACAGGGGTAAAAAACCTCACTGAAGAAAATCGTTACTATTGTTGTTGTTGGGGGGGAGAATATACCCGCTCAACTATCCCAGGAGGATGTCAGGGGATTCCTAACAAATTAGAAAACAATTGA
- a CDS encoding 3-isopropylmalate dehydrogenase (PFAM: Isocitrate/isopropylmalate dehydrogenase~TIGRFAM: 3-isopropylmalate dehydrogenase~COGs: COG0473 Isocitrate/isopropylmalate dehydrogenase~InterPro IPR004429:IPR019818:IPR001804~KEGG: cyc:PCC7424_4657 3-isopropylmalate dehydrogenase~PFAM: isocitrate/isopropylmalate dehydrogenase~PRIAM: 3-isopropylmalate dehydrogenase~SPTR: 3-isopropylmalate dehydrogenase;~TIGRFAM: 3-isopropylmalate dehydrogenase) → MTNQYSITLLPGDGIGPEIMDVTVKVLETVGKQCDIKFNFQTALIGGAAIDAKGVPLPPETVETCLKSDSVLLAAIGGYKWDNLPRELRPETGLLGIRAALGLFANLRPATILPQLIDASSLKKEVVEGVDIMVVRELTGGIYFGQPKGIFTSETGEQRGVNTMAYTVSEIDRIARVAFETAQKRQKRLCSVDKANVLDVSQLWRDRLIKMSEEYPDVELTHMYVDNAAMQLVRNPKQFDTIVTGNLFGDILSDAAAMLTGSIGMLPSASLGANRPGLFEPVHGSAPDIAGQDKANPLAQVLSAAMMLRYGLNEPEAATKIEEAVLKVLDLGYRTGDIMSEGAKAVGCQEMGKVLLEVLEGN, encoded by the coding sequence ATGACTAATCAATATTCTATAACTCTCCTCCCCGGTGATGGCATTGGCCCTGAAATTATGGACGTTACCGTTAAGGTATTGGAGACAGTAGGTAAACAGTGCGATATTAAATTTAACTTTCAAACCGCTTTAATTGGTGGCGCTGCCATTGATGCTAAGGGTGTGCCTTTACCCCCCGAAACCGTAGAAACTTGCCTCAAAAGTGACTCTGTATTATTAGCGGCCATTGGGGGTTATAAGTGGGATAATCTTCCCCGTGAGTTGCGCCCTGAAACTGGTTTGTTAGGCATTCGGGCGGCTTTAGGATTGTTTGCCAATTTACGCCCTGCTACCATTCTTCCCCAGTTAATAGATGCTTCTAGTCTCAAAAAAGAAGTGGTAGAAGGGGTAGATATTATGGTGGTTAGGGAGTTGACAGGGGGTATTTATTTTGGTCAACCCAAGGGCATTTTTACCTCGGAAACTGGGGAACAACGGGGCGTAAATACCATGGCTTATACGGTGTCTGAAATTGATCGCATTGCCAGGGTTGCTTTTGAGACTGCCCAAAAACGTCAAAAAAGGCTCTGCTCGGTGGATAAGGCGAATGTTTTGGATGTATCTCAATTATGGCGCGATCGCCTCATAAAAATGTCTGAGGAATATCCTGATGTGGAATTAACCCATATGTATGTGGATAATGCTGCCATGCAGTTGGTACGCAATCCCAAACAGTTTGATACCATCGTCACAGGTAATTTATTCGGTGATATTCTTTCCGATGCCGCCGCCATGCTGACGGGTAGTATTGGTATGTTACCTTCTGCTAGTTTGGGAGCAAATCGCCCGGGGTTATTTGAGCCTGTCCACGGTTCAGCGCCTGACATTGCAGGGCAAGATAAAGCCAATCCCTTGGCACAGGTATTAAGTGCGGCGATGATGTTGCGTTATGGTTTAAATGAACCTGAAGCGGCTACTAAAATCGAGGAAGCGGTATTAAAGGTATTAGATTTGGGTTATCGCACTGGGGATATTATGTCCGAAGGTGCTAAGGCTGTGGGTTGTCAGGAAATGGGTAAGGTTTTATTAGAAGTGCTGGAAGGTAATTAA
- a CDS encoding 16S rRNA m(7)G-527 methyltransferase (PFAM: rRNA small subunit methyltransferase G~TIGRFAM: 16S rRNA (guanine(527)-N(7))-methyltransferase GidB~COGs: COG0357 S-adenosylmethionine-dependent methyltransferase involved in cell division~InterPro IPR003682~KEGG: cyh:Cyan8802_2128 methyltransferase GidB~PFAM: glucose inhibited division protein~SPTR: Ribosomal RNA small subunit methyltransferase G;~TIGRFAM: methyltransferase GidB), translating to MNLPQFNDIWQKTTNWQPNPDQQLLFDQLYNKILETNKYLNLTRITTPEEFWEKNLWDSLAPLMAYDLNHQKVIDIGTGGGFPGVPGAIAFPLAQFTLMDSTTKKINFINQLAQDLNLTNITTLVDRVEKIGQDKNYRNQFDFALIRAVAETSVCLEYTLPLLKQGGIAILYRGNWTEEEEENSQKIAKLLGGNIEKIINQNTPLNDNIRHCIYVKKTGNTPKQYPREVGKPVKQPLS from the coding sequence GTGAATCTACCTCAATTTAACGATATTTGGCAAAAAACTACCAATTGGCAACCAAATCCAGATCAGCAATTATTATTTGACCAGTTATACAACAAAATTCTGGAAACAAATAAGTATCTTAATTTAACTCGTATTACAACCCCAGAGGAGTTTTGGGAAAAAAATTTATGGGATTCTTTAGCTCCTTTGATGGCTTATGATTTAAACCACCAAAAAGTTATTGACATTGGCACAGGGGGCGGTTTTCCCGGAGTCCCAGGGGCGATCGCCTTTCCCCTTGCTCAATTTACTTTGATGGATTCCACCACCAAAAAAATTAATTTTATAAATCAATTAGCCCAAGATTTAAACCTAACAAATATCACTACATTAGTTGATAGAGTAGAAAAAATAGGACAAGACAAAAACTATAGAAACCAGTTTGATTTTGCCCTAATCAGAGCCGTTGCCGAAACCTCGGTATGTTTAGAGTACACTTTGCCCTTATTAAAACAAGGGGGCATAGCAATTTTATATCGAGGAAATTGGACGGAAGAAGAGGAAGAAAATAGTCAAAAAATAGCCAAATTATTGGGAGGAAATATCGAAAAAATCATCAATCAAAATACTCCTCTTAATGACAATATTCGCCATTGCATTTATGTAAAAAAAACAGGTAATACCCCAAAACAATATCCCCGTGAAGTAGGTAAACCTGTTAAACAACCATTATCGTAA
- a CDS encoding Methyltransferase type 12 (PFAM: Cyclopropane-fatty-acyl-phospholipid synthase~COGs: COG2230 Cyclopropane fatty acid synthase and related methyltransferase~InterPro IPR013217~KEGG: npu:Npun_R6562 cyclopropane-fatty-acyl-phospholipid synthase~PFAM: Methyltransferase type 12~SPTR: Cyclopropane-fatty-acyl-phospholipid synthase) has translation MTSTIDINNKFVSPEFNETDYHQHKFFIELFNSIQMRGCESYINGLELPDFLLKSTLNTILPICYQKYPFLLIAYEWLLKESEYLAESSDELMEKQYNLPKELFTTMLGESTLMYPKYTMALWEKGATNLEQAQIDMLDDLIIKADIKDGDHILDIGCGFGSALHYILSKFPNSQVTGLNLSKQHCQYIRTKIKDAQSYFSSDHFTLVEGDFNTINFEQKFDKIISLGVFEHVGNLTNSFKKVSSLLKDKGQFFLHIITIKFPHSASSVFLEKYIFPRFRVWGYENVPLYNQNLKTVNKWFMNGSNYSQTLTAWLRNFDDNQEYLKTLDYGMEYNRFRRMWRLYLMWCIAYFDACNGEVLGNGQYLMTKA, from the coding sequence ATGACTTCTACTATCGACATAAACAATAAATTTGTTTCTCCAGAATTCAACGAAACTGATTACCATCAACATAAATTTTTCATTGAATTGTTTAACTCCATCCAAATGAGAGGGTGTGAGAGTTATATTAATGGATTAGAATTGCCTGATTTTTTGCTCAAATCAACTTTAAACACAATTCTTCCTATATGTTATCAAAAATATCCTTTCTTATTAATTGCCTATGAATGGTTATTAAAAGAAAGCGAATATTTAGCCGAAAGTTCTGATGAATTAATGGAAAAACAGTATAATCTGCCCAAAGAGTTATTTACAACTATGTTGGGAGAAAGTACCTTAATGTATCCTAAATACACCATGGCATTATGGGAAAAAGGAGCAACAAATCTCGAACAGGCACAAATAGATATGTTAGATGATCTTATTATCAAAGCTGATATAAAAGATGGAGATCATATCTTAGATATAGGCTGTGGTTTTGGTAGCGCCTTACATTACATTCTTTCTAAGTTTCCTAACTCTCAAGTAACAGGATTAAATTTAAGTAAACAACATTGTCAATATATTCGCACTAAAATAAAAGATGCTCAAAGTTATTTTAGTTCCGATCACTTTACCTTAGTTGAAGGTGATTTTAATACCATTAATTTTGAGCAAAAGTTTGATAAAATCATCAGCCTTGGAGTATTTGAACACGTAGGAAATCTCACCAATAGCTTTAAAAAAGTCTCATCCCTCCTCAAAGATAAAGGTCAATTTTTCCTACATATTATTACCATTAAATTCCCTCATAGTGCATCTAGTGTCTTTTTGGAAAAATACATTTTCCCACGGTTTAGGGTTTGGGGTTATGAAAATGTACCTTTGTATAATCAAAATCTGAAAACTGTTAATAAATGGTTTATGAATGGCTCAAATTATTCTCAAACATTAACAGCATGGTTACGTAACTTTGATGATAACCAAGAATATCTGAAAACCCTTGACTATGGTATGGAATATAATCGTTTTCGCAGAATGTGGCGTTTATACTTGATGTGGTGTATCGCCTATTTTGATGCTTGTAATGGAGAAGTTTTAGGCAATGGACAGTATTTAATGACCAAAGCCTAA